The following proteins are co-located in the Rattus norvegicus strain BN/NHsdMcwi chromosome 19, GRCr8, whole genome shotgun sequence genome:
- the Farsa gene encoding phenylalanine--tRNA ligase alpha subunit has translation MADNPVLEQLLRRLEVADGGLDSAELATQLGVEHQAVVGAVKSLQALGEVIEAELRSTKCWELTTEGEEIAREGSHEARVFRSIPLEGLVQSELMQLPSGKVGFSKAMSNKWIRVDKSAADGPRVFRVVDSIEDEVQRRLQQVQAGQAEKLAEKERNELRKRKLLTEVILKTYWVSKGKGFSTSVSKQEAELSPEMISSGSWRDRPFKPYNFSARGVLPDSGHLHPLLKVRSQFRQIFLEMGFTEMPTDNFIESSFWNFDALFQPQQHPARDQHDTFFLRDPAEALQLPMDYVQRVKRTHSQGGYGSQGYKYTWKLEEARKNLLRTHTTAASARALYRLAQKKPFTPAKYFSIDRVFRNETLDATHLAEFHQIEGVIADHGLTLGHLMGVLREFFTKLGITQLRFKPAYNPYTEPSMEVFSYHQGLKKWVEVGNSGVFRPEMLLPMGLPENVSVIAWGLSLERPTMIKYGINNIRELVGHKVNLQMVYDSPVCRLDIEPRSSKTQEAA, from the exons ATGGCGGATAATCCCGTCTTGGAGCAGTTGCTGCGGAGGCTGGAGGTAGCTGATGGCGGCCTGGACAGCGCGGAGTTGGCTACGCAGCTGGGCGTGGAGCACCAGGCAGTGGTGGGCGCTGTGAAGAGCCTCCAGGCTCTGGGTGAA GTCATTGAAGCCGAGCTTCGTTCTACCAAGTGCTGGGAGCTGACTACTGAGGGTGAGGAGATTGCCCGGGAGGGCAGCCATGAGGCCCGTGTGTTTAGAAGCATCCCTCTCGAGGGCCTGGTGCAAAGTGAGCTCATG CAACTGCCCAGCGGCAAGGTGGGCTTCAGCAAGGCCATGTCCAACAAGTGGATCCGAGTGGACAAGAGTGCAGCCGATGGGCCCCGGGTGTTCCGCGTG GTGGACAGTATAGAGGATGAAGTACAGAGGCGGCTGCAGCAGGTCCAGGCAGGCCAGGCTGAGAAGCTGGctgaaaaggaaaggaatgagCTCCGGAAGAGGAAGCTGCTGACCGAAGT GATCCTGAAAACCTACTGGGTGAGCAAGGGCAAGGGCTTCAGCACAAGTGTGTCTAAGCAGGAGGCCGAGCTGAGCCCAGAGATGATCTCCAG TGGCTCCTGGAGGGACCGACCCTTCAAACCCTACAACTTCTCTGCCCGTGGTGTGCTCCCAGACAGTGGCCACCTGCACCCCTTACTCAAGGTCCGCTCCCAGTTCCGACAAATCTTCTTGGAGATGGG GTTCACAGAGATGCCTACGGACAATTTCATCGAGAGCTCCTTCTGGAACTTTGATGCACTCTTCCAGCCTCAGCAGCACCCAGCGCGTGACCAACATGATACTTTCTTCCTGCGAG ATCCAGCCGAGGCCCTGCAGCTCCCAATGGACTATGTCCAGCGGGTGAAACGGACCCACTCCCAGGGTGGCTACGGCTCACAAgg CTACAAGTATACCTGGAAGCTGGAAGAGGCCCGGAAAAACCTGCTTCGCACACATACCACAGCAGCCAGCGCCCGAGCCCTCTACCGTTTAGCCCAGAAG AAGCCATTTACACCAGCCAAGTACTTCTCTATTGATCGTGTGTTTCGGAATGAGACGCTGGACGCCACACACCTGGCCGAGTTCCACCAGATTGAGGGTGTGATAGCTGACCATGGTCTCACCCTGGGCCACCTCATGGGTGTACTGAGGGAGTTCTTCACCAAGCTGG GAATCACACAGCTGCGCTTCAAGCCGGCCTACAACCCCTACACAGAGCCCAGCATGGAAGTGTTCAGCTACCACCAAG GTCTAAAGAAGTGGGTTGAAGTTGGCAACTCTGGAGTCTTCCGCCCTGAGATGCTCCTGCCTATGGGGCTCCCTGAGAATGTGTCTGTCATTGCTTGGGGTCTCTCTCTGGAGCG CCCAACAATGATCAAATATGGTATCAATAACATCCGAGAGCTGGTGGGCCACAAGGTGAACCTGCAGATGGTATACGACAGCCCCGTGTGCCGACTGGacattgagcccaggtcctcaaAGACACAGGAGGCTGCATGA